The Pseudomonas multiresinivorans DNA window TTTCAAAAGCGCCTTCCACGGCTTGAGGGTCAGCACAGTATGGGCCTGGGCCGCGAGGGCATCCAGGCGCCCCTCGGCGTCGGGAGTGGCGAGCAGCTCCTGCAGCTTGGCCAGCTCGCCGTAGAGGCGATCGGTTTCCGGCAGCTCCAGCACGCTGCGCGCCAGGCGCAGCCAGACCAGCATGCGCTGCAGGCGCGGCAGCTGGTCGGCGAGTACCTCGGGCAAATGCTGGGCGCGTTGCAGTGGCATGGCCTGAGCTTCTTCGGCCAGGGTGCGCTGCAGCCACTTGCCGACGGCGGAGCCGCCCAGGCGGTTGGCGCGGTCGTTGCGCTCAAGGGTCCAGGCCTTGCCCAGCAGCCAGCGCGAGGTGCTCAGGGAGAACTGACCCCAGCGCACATTCGCCAGTTCCTCGCGGAAGACTGCCGGCATCTGCTGGCGCAGCGCCTCGTCATCGCGACCCTGTTCGATGCGCGGTTGCCAGTCGGCGAGCAGCGCATCGAGAGCAGTACGCAGTTCGCGGGTGGTGGCGCGCGGCACGGCCTGGCCAAGACTGCCGAGCAGGGCGCGCAGGTCGACCAGTTGCTGCAGCCAGCTTTCCAGCAGGCTCCAGTGGCCATTGAAGCGGTACTGCTCGGCCAGGCGCTGGCTGCTGCCCAGCAGCGACCAGGACAGCGCGGCGAAGGCACCGTCCAGCGGGGTTTCATGCAGCAGCTTCTGGGTATCGGGTTGCACGCTGTAGCTGGCCGGGTCGAACAGGCGGTAGCCGCGCTCGGCCTTGCTGATGTCGCAGGGCATCAGCGCGAGGTCGGCGGCCAGTTCGATGGCGAGGTCCAGCAGCGCTTCGGGCTCGCCCTGGCGCAGTTCCAGTTCCAGCTCGCAGATTTCCTCTTCCTGCTTGCCGGCGACAACCTTGCCCAGGTCCAGCGCGGCCTCGATCACCACCTTGGCCTTGCCGCGGCCCCAGGCGATCTCGGCGCGCTGGCGGGTGAAGTCGGTGCTGAAGATCGGCTTCAGGGTCTTCTTGTCCAGGTCCGCCAGGGCGGCCGGCCAGCACTGGTCGTCGAGCTTCTTGATATCGAGCTTGTTCTTCTCCAGGTACCAGTCCCATTCATTGCGCTCGGACAGGCCGGCGATGCTCTGGCCGCGGGTCTTCAGGGTCTGGATGAACTGCTCGCCGTCCTTGCGCATGCGCAGTGCCACGCGGGCGCGGGCCAGGTCGCGGCCCGGAGTGTCGTAGTACTGGTTGAACAGTTCGCGGAGCTCCCAGCCGGATTTGTTGCGCTTCTTCAGTGCGGGATGCTCGCGCAGGGCTTCGAGGGTCTCGCGGCTGGCGCGCAGTTTGATTTCGGTTTCTTTCTGCATGGCGGGGGTCCGGGTCAGAGCGGCCGCGCCCGGATTCCCGACCTGCTGTAGGAAGGACGGAACGACGGGCGCGAAAAAGACTTCAAAGTCATGCAGTCTACAGGACTTCGGCGTTCCTGCCGGGCGCCGCGAGGTTTTACCGCAGCGTGGCATGGTCCATAGTGGGAACACATCTTCGGAGGACGCCATGCCGTTGCCGCCCCTGAAACAACGCTTTGTCGAGCTGATCGCGGTTCCGTCCGTCAGCTGTACCCAGCCTGCGCTGGACCAGTCCAATCGCCCGGTGGTCGAGTTGCTCGGCAACTGGCTGGTGGACCTGGGGTTCGCCTGCGAGATGCAGCCGGTGTCACCGGGCAAGTTCAACCTGATCGCGACCCTGGGCAGCGGCCCCGGCGGGCTGGTGCTGGCCGGGCACACCGATACCGTGCCCTACGACGAGGCCCTGTGGAAAAGCGACCCGCTGGGCCTGGATGAGCGCGACGGGCGCTGGTTCGGCCTGGGCGCCTGCGACATGAAGGGCTTCTTTGCCCTGGCCATCGAAGCGCTGTTGCCGTTGCTGGAGCAGCCGTTCAGGCAGCCGTTGATCATCCTCGCCACCTGCGACGAGGAAAGCTCCATGGCCGGTGCCCGTGCGCTGGCCGACGCGGGGCGGCCGTTGGGGCGCGCCGCGGTGATCGGTGAGCCGACCAACCTCAAGCCGATCCGCCTGCACAAGGGCGTGATGATGGAACGCATCGACATCCTCGGGCAGAGCGGCCATTCCTCAGACCCGAGCCTGGGACGCAGTGCGCTGGAGGCGATGCAGGCAGTGATGGGCGAGTTGCAGAGCTTGCGCAGCCAGTGGCAGCAGGAATTCAACAACCCGCAGTTCAGCGTGCCACAGCCGACCCTCAACCTGGGCTGCATCCATGGCGGCGACAATCCCAACCGCATCTGCGGCCAGTGCGCCCTGGAATTCGACCTGCGTCCGCTGCCGGGAATGGCTCCGGAAACCCTGCGCCAGAGCATTCGCGATCGGCTGCAGCCGGTTGCCGAGCGCCATGCCGTGAAGATCGATTACGCACCGCTTTTCCCTGCCGTGCCGCCCTTCGAGGAGCCGGCGCAGAGCGAGCTGGTGCGACTCGCCGAAAGTCTGACCGGGCACACGGCGGAAGCGGTAGCCTTTGGCACCGAAGCACCGTATCTTCAGCAGCTCGGCTGCCAGACCCTGGTGCTGGGCCCCGGCGACATCGCCTGTGCCCACCAGCCCGATGAACACCTTGAACTGGACCGCATCGAGCCGACCGTAGCGTTGCTACGCGGATTGATCCGTCATTACTGTCTATAGAGAGCCCTTCGTAGGCAGTTGCCTGTAGAGCGCCCGGAAAGCGGGCCCAACGTACCCAAGAGGAGAAACCTGTCGATGTTCCTGCGACGACGATAACCGCGCCGCCACTGGCCGCCTTTCGGCCGCATCCGACAGATTTCCGCCCACTCGAACGACAGGCTTTTCAAGCAATGCACGACTACGTCAACTGGCTGCGCCACGCCTCCCCCTACATCAACTCGCACCGGGACTGCACCTTCGTGGTGATGCTCCCCGGCGAGGGCGTCGAAGATCCCAATTTCGGCAATATCGTCCACGACCTGGTGCTGCTGCACAGCCTGGGTGTGCGCCTGGTGCTGGTGCACGGCTCGCGCCCGCAGATCGAAGCGCGCCTGGCCCAGCACGGGCTGGCGCCGCGCTTCCATCGCGGCCTGCGGGTGACCGATGCGCCGACCCTGGGCTGCGTGATCGACGCGGTGGGCAGCCTGCGCATCACCATCGAGGCACGCTTGTCGATGGATATGGCCGCCTCGCCCATGCAGGGCTCGCGCATGCGTGTGACCTCGGGCAACTTCGTCACCGCCCGGCCGATCGGCGTGGTCGATGGCATCGACTACCACCACACCGGCGAAGTCCGCCGGATTGACCGCAAGGGCATCAATCGCCAGCTCGACGAGCGCAGCATCGTACTGCTCTCGCCGCTGGGTTATTCACCCACCGGGGAAATCTTCAACCTCGCCTGCGAGGACGTGGCCATGCGCGCGGCCATCGACCTGGGCGCGGACAAACTGATTCTCTACGGGGCCGAACGCGGCCTGATGGACGAGGCCGGCAAGCTGGTGCGCGAGTTGCGCCCGCAGCAGGTGCCCGCGCATCTGGAGCGCCTCGGGTCGAGTTATCAGGGCGAGTTGCTCGACGCCGCCGCCCAGGCCTGCCGCGCGGGTGTGCGGCGCAGCCATATTGTCAGCTACACCGAGGACGGCTCGCTGCTGTCGGAACTGTTCACCCGCACCGGCAACGGCACCCTGGTGGCGCAGGAACAGTTCGAGCAGCTGCGCGAAGCGGGCATCGAGGACGTTGGCGGATTGCTGGAGCTGATTCGTCCGCTGGAAGAGCAGGGCATCCTGGTGCGTCGTTCCCGCGAGGTACTGGAACGCGAGATCGAGCAGTTCAGCATCGTCGAGCGCGAAGGGCTGATCATCGCCTGCGCTGCGCTCTATCCCATCGCCGATTCCGACGCGGGCGAGCTGGCATGCCTGGCGGTGAATCCGGAGTACCGCCACGGCGGACGCGGCGACGACCTGCTGGAGCGTATCGAACAGCGCGCGCGCAACCTGGGACTGAAAACCCTTTATGTGCTCACCACCCGGACAGCCCACTGGTTCCGTGAGCGTGGCTTCCAGCCCAGCAGCGTCGAGCGCCTGCCGGCGGCGCGGGCGTCGCTGTACAACTACCAGCGCAATTCCCAGGTGTTCGAGAAGACGCTCTGATCAGATCCGCTCTTTGCCGGATACCGAATGCCTGATCTGCACACTGAGCCGCGGCGCCGGGCCTGGCTCTGCGCCGGGCCTGGCCTGTTCCTCCTGCTGCCGCTGGCGCAGCCGATCGCCGCCGTCGCGCCAGCCGGCTTCCCAACTGGCCGCGAGAATTTCATGTAGCGGACAGCGCGGGGCGCGGCCGAGCAGCGCTTTCAGGTAGCCTTGCCGGTAGGCGACTTCCAGCTGATGGAGTGTCCAGGAGGGGGAGTGGGGGGACATGCGCGCTTTCCTGCGAGGTCTTGCGCGGATCGCGCCGGCCGGGGCCGGGCGATCCGCAGGGAGGGAGGATTCTCCCCCCGCCCCCGCAGGTTGCCGATCAGAACTCTATGAGCTGCATGTCAGCGATTTCTTGCACCGTCAGACGCTGAGCAGGCCCAGGATGCTCGCCTGATACGCGGCGACGAAGGTGTCGAAATCGCCTTCGGGCTGCTTCTCCAGCTCCGCCTGTTCGGCCAGGGATTCGCTGGCCATGCTCTCGAAGCGCGCCTGCTCCTCGGTCGGCAGCGGTTCGCCCCGCAGGGTGGCGGCATGCTGGCGGCTGTAGCGCAGGGCGAAGGCCTCGAAGCTCTCGCCGCGCTCGCGCATTTCCGCCAGGACCTTCGCCGAAGGCGTCAGGCTTGCGTCGGCAACCTTGGCGCGCTGCTCGGCCAGACTCTGTGCGTGCAGGCCCGTGCCATTGGCGCGGTCGAGCAGTTCGATGATCGGCGCGATGCCGGCGAGCAGGGCGTTCGCCCAGTCCTTCATCTCGATCTGCTGGCCACCGCGCTCCAGCTTCAGGCCGGGGCGACGACCTTCCTTGACCACCTTGAGGAAGTTGCTGGTGGCCGCGCCGCACTCGCAACCGCCCAGCGGCGGGCTGTCGGACAGCGCGCAGTAGAGCAGGAAGGCGTCGAGGAAGCGCGCCTCGGTGACGTCGATGCCCAGCGGCAGGAAGGGGTTGATGTCCAGGCAGCGTGCCTCGACGTACTGCACGCCACGGGCCATCAGCGCCTGGATCGGGCGTTCGCCGGTGTAGGTGACGCGTTTCGGGCGGATGCTCGAGTAGTACTCGTTCTCGATCTGCAGGATGTTGGTGTTGAGCTGCACCCACTCGCCATCGACCTTGGTGCCGAC harbors:
- the argE gene encoding acetylornithine deacetylase, whose translation is MPLPPLKQRFVELIAVPSVSCTQPALDQSNRPVVELLGNWLVDLGFACEMQPVSPGKFNLIATLGSGPGGLVLAGHTDTVPYDEALWKSDPLGLDERDGRWFGLGACDMKGFFALAIEALLPLLEQPFRQPLIILATCDEESSMAGARALADAGRPLGRAAVIGEPTNLKPIRLHKGVMMERIDILGQSGHSSDPSLGRSALEAMQAVMGELQSLRSQWQQEFNNPQFSVPQPTLNLGCIHGGDNPNRICGQCALEFDLRPLPGMAPETLRQSIRDRLQPVAERHAVKIDYAPLFPAVPPFEEPAQSELVRLAESLTGHTAEAVAFGTEAPYLQQLGCQTLVLGPGDIACAHQPDEHLELDRIEPTVALLRGLIRHYCL
- the argA gene encoding amino-acid N-acetyltransferase, giving the protein MHDYVNWLRHASPYINSHRDCTFVVMLPGEGVEDPNFGNIVHDLVLLHSLGVRLVLVHGSRPQIEARLAQHGLAPRFHRGLRVTDAPTLGCVIDAVGSLRITIEARLSMDMAASPMQGSRMRVTSGNFVTARPIGVVDGIDYHHTGEVRRIDRKGINRQLDERSIVLLSPLGYSPTGEIFNLACEDVAMRAAIDLGADKLILYGAERGLMDEAGKLVRELRPQQVPAHLERLGSSYQGELLDAAAQACRAGVRRSHIVSYTEDGSLLSELFTRTGNGTLVAQEQFEQLREAGIEDVGGLLELIRPLEEQGILVRRSREVLEREIEQFSIVEREGLIIACAALYPIADSDAGELACLAVNPEYRHGGRGDDLLERIEQRARNLGLKTLYVLTTRTAHWFRERGFQPSSVERLPAARASLYNYQRNSQVFEKTL
- a CDS encoding ribosome modulation factor encodes the protein MSPHSPSWTLHQLEVAYRQGYLKALLGRAPRCPLHEILAASWEAGWRDGGDRLRQRQQEEQARPGAEPGPAPRLSVQIRHSVSGKERI
- a CDS encoding inorganic triphosphatase, producing the protein MQKETEIKLRASRETLEALREHPALKKRNKSGWELRELFNQYYDTPGRDLARARVALRMRKDGEQFIQTLKTRGQSIAGLSERNEWDWYLEKNKLDIKKLDDQCWPAALADLDKKTLKPIFSTDFTRQRAEIAWGRGKAKVVIEAALDLGKVVAGKQEEEICELELELRQGEPEALLDLAIELAADLALMPCDISKAERGYRLFDPASYSVQPDTQKLLHETPLDGAFAALSWSLLGSSQRLAEQYRFNGHWSLLESWLQQLVDLRALLGSLGQAVPRATTRELRTALDALLADWQPRIEQGRDDEALRQQMPAVFREELANVRWGQFSLSTSRWLLGKAWTLERNDRANRLGGSAVGKWLQRTLAEEAQAMPLQRAQHLPEVLADQLPRLQRMLVWLRLARSVLELPETDRLYGELAKLQELLATPDAEGRLDALAAQAHTVLTLKPWKALLK